One genomic window of Garra rufa chromosome 2, GarRuf1.0, whole genome shotgun sequence includes the following:
- the fndc5a gene encoding fibronectin type III domain-containing protein 5b, with product MERMRRVFMPTSLLIFSCFGASWVLADSLAAPVNVSIRDLKGSSAVVTWDIPDGEPVIGFAITQQKKDVRMLRFIQEVNTTTRSCALWDLEADTDYIVHVQSISISGPSPLSEPLHFKTPKEAETQASKSKDEVTMEEVGQNAQLRAGELIIIVVVLIMWAGVIALFCRQYDIIKDNEPNNNKDKAKNSSECSTPEHPSGGLLRSKV from the exons ATGGAAAGGATGAGGAGGGTTTTCATGCCCACATCGCTGCTCATATTCAGCTGTTTCGGAGCGTCGTGGGTCTTGGCTG ACAGTTTGGCTGCTCCAGTGAACGTGTCCATCAGAGATCTGAAGGGCAGCTCTGCTGTGGTGACATGGGACATCCCAGACGGGGAGCCAGTCATCGGCTTCGCCATCACACAACAG AAAAAAGATGTTCGCATGCTGCGCTTCATCCAAGAGGTGAACACTACCACACGGAGCTGTGCATTGTGGGATCTGGAAGCAGATACGGACTATATAGTGCATGTTCAGTCTATCAGTATAAGTGGGCCGAGTCCCCTCAGTGAGCCGCTGCATTTCAAAACTCCCAAAGAAGCTGAAACACAGGCCTCCAAGAGCAAAG ACGAAGTGACCATGGAAGAAGTAGGTCAGAACGCTCAGCTGCGGGCAGGAGAGCTCATCATCATTGTGGTGGTTTTGATCATGTGGGCAG GTGTGATCGCGCTCTTCTGCCGTCAGTATGACATCATCAAAGACAACGAGCCCAACAATAACAAGGATAAAGCCAAGAACTCGTCTGAATGCAGCACACCTGAGCATCCATCAGGCGGTCTGCTGCGCAGTAAGGTATAA